The following are encoded in a window of Plectropomus leopardus isolate mb chromosome 23, YSFRI_Pleo_2.0, whole genome shotgun sequence genomic DNA:
- the paip2b gene encoding polyadenylate-binding protein-interacting protein 2B isoform X1 yields MPEPAEMSGPEVAKTPGGGAPGKEGKEPVANGHAGEGSDANPFAEYMWMENEEEYNRQVEEELLEQEFLERCFQEMLEEEDQDWFIPSRDLNQGVGQLQQQLNGLSVSDHHSNLEEVARKSVLNPEAKEFVPGKKY; encoded by the exons ATGCCAG AGCCGGCTGAGATGAGCGGTCCAGAGGTGGCCAAGACACCGGGAGGTGGAGCTCCGGGCAAGGAGGGAAAGGAGCCAGTGGCCAATGGGCATGCAGGAGAGGGCAGCGATGCCAACCCATTTGCTGAATACATGTGGATGGAGAATGAAGAAGAGTATAACAGACAG GTGGAAGAGGAGCTGTTGGAGCAGGAGTTCTTGGAGCGCTGCTTCCAGGAaatgctggaggaggaggaccagGATTGGTTCATCCCTTCGCGTGACCTCAACCAGGGGGTggggcagctgcagcagcagctcaacGGCTTGTCCGTCAGCGATCACCACAGCAACCTGGAGGAAGTGGCG AGGAAGAGCGTTTTGAATCCCGAAGCGAAGGAGTTCGTCCCGGGGAAGAAATACTAG
- the paip2b gene encoding polyadenylate-binding protein-interacting protein 2B isoform X2 yields the protein MSGPEVAKTPGGGAPGKEGKEPVANGHAGEGSDANPFAEYMWMENEEEYNRQVEEELLEQEFLERCFQEMLEEEDQDWFIPSRDLNQGVGQLQQQLNGLSVSDHHSNLEEVARKSVLNPEAKEFVPGKKY from the exons ATGAGCGGTCCAGAGGTGGCCAAGACACCGGGAGGTGGAGCTCCGGGCAAGGAGGGAAAGGAGCCAGTGGCCAATGGGCATGCAGGAGAGGGCAGCGATGCCAACCCATTTGCTGAATACATGTGGATGGAGAATGAAGAAGAGTATAACAGACAG GTGGAAGAGGAGCTGTTGGAGCAGGAGTTCTTGGAGCGCTGCTTCCAGGAaatgctggaggaggaggaccagGATTGGTTCATCCCTTCGCGTGACCTCAACCAGGGGGTggggcagctgcagcagcagctcaacGGCTTGTCCGTCAGCGATCACCACAGCAACCTGGAGGAAGTGGCG AGGAAGAGCGTTTTGAATCCCGAAGCGAAGGAGTTCGTCCCGGGGAAGAAATACTAG
- the cct7 gene encoding T-complex protein 1 subunit eta, with the protein MMPTPVILLKEGTDTSQGIPQLVSNINACQVIAEAVRTTLGPRGMDKLMVDSRGKATISNDGATILKLLDVVHPAAKTLVDIARSQDAEVGDGTTSVTLLAAEFLKQLKPYVEEGLHPQTIIRAFRTATNLAVSKIKEIAVPVKKDDKQEQRQLLEKCAATALNSKLIAGQKDFFSKMVVDAVMSLDELLSLKMIGIKKVQGGALEDSQLISGVAFKKTFSYAGFEMQPKRYENPKIALLNVELELKAEKDNAEVRVKSVEDYQAIVDAEWNILYDKLEKIYKSGAKVVLSKLPIGDVATQYFADRDLFCAGRVQEEDLKRTMMACGGSIQTSVGAMTDSVLGQCELFEEVQVGGERYNFFKGCPKAKTCTIILRGGAEQFTEETERSLHDAIMIVRRAIKNDSVVAGGGAIEMELSKYLRDYSRTIPGKQQLLIGAYAKALEIIPRQLCDNAGFDATNILNKLRAKHAQGGMWYGVDINNEDIADNFNACVWEPSIVRINALTAASEAACLILSVDETIKNPRSSMDGPPGAGRGRGRGRPHAH; encoded by the exons ATGATG CCCACACCGGTTATCCTGCTTAAAGAGGGGACAGACACGTCTCAGGGCATTCCCCAGCTCGTCAGTAACATCAATGCCTGCCAG gtgattGCTGAGGCTGTCAGGACCACCCTCGGGCCCAGGGGGATGGACAAACTGATGGTGGATAGCAGAG GAAAGGCCACAATCTCCAATGATGGAGCCACCATCCTGAAACTGCTGGACGTGGTCCACCCTGCAGCCAAAACCCTGGTGGACATCGCTCGCTCCCAGGATGCTGAG GTCGGGGATGGCACCACCTCCGTCACTCTCCTGGCTGCTGAGTTCCTGAAGCAGCTGAAGCCGTACGTGGAGGAGGGTCTCCACCCTCAGACCATCATCAGAGCGTTCCGCACCGCCACCAACCTCGCTGTCAGCAAGATCAAGGAGATCGCCGTCCCTGTGAAGAAAGACGACAAGCA AGAGCAGAGGCAGCTGCTGGAGAAGTGCGCGGCCACAGCCCTGAACTCCAAACTCATCGCCGGTCAGAAGGATTTCTTCTCCAAAATGGTGGTGGACGCCGTCATGTCTCTGGATGAGCTGCTGTCTCTGAAGATGATCGGCATCAAGAAGGTTCAGGGAGGAGCGCTTGAG GATTCCCAGTTGATCTCTGGGGTTGCATTCAAGAAGACCTTCTCCTACGCCGGCTTCGAGATGCAGCCTAAACGCTACGAGAATCCAAAGATTGCTTTGCTCAATGTGGAGCTGGAGCTGAAGGCTGAGAAGGACAACGCCGAGGTCCGCGTGAAATCTGTGGAG GACTACCAGGCCATTGTGGATGCAGAGTGGAACATCCTGTACGACAAACTGGAGAAGATCTATAAGTCAGGAGCCAAGGTGGTTCTGTCCAAGCTGCCCATCGGTGACGTGGCCACCCAGTACTTCGCTGACAGAGACCTGTTCTGCGCTGGCAGGGTGCAGGAGGAGGATCTGAAGAGGACTATGATG GCCTGCGGCGGCTCCATCCAGACCTCAGTAGGCGCCATGACAGACAGCGTCCTGGGACAGTGTGAACTCTTCGAGGAGGTCCAGGTTGGAGGAGAGAG GTATAACTTCTTTAAGGGCTGTCCGAAGGCGAAGACGTGCACCATCATCCTGAGGGGCGGAGCAGAACAGttcacagaggagacagagcgATCGCTGCACGATGCCATCATGATCGTGCGCAGAGCCATCAAG AACGACTCCGTCGTAGCGGGTGGAGGAGCCATAGAGATGGAGCTTTCCAAGTACCTGAGGGATTATTCCAGGACCATCCCTGgaaaacagcagctgctgatCGGAGCGTACGCCAAGGCTCTGGAGATCATCCCCAGACAGCTGTGTGACAACGCTGGCTTTGATGCCACGAACATCCTGAACAAACTGCGAGCCAAACACGCACAG GGCGGCATGTGGTACGGCGTAGATATCAACAACGAAGACATTGCAGACAACTTCAACGCCTGCGTGTGGGAGCCGTCCATCGTGCGGATCAACGCTCTGACGGCGGCGTCAGAGGCAGCCTGCCTCATCCTGTCAGTGGATGAGACGATCAAGAACCCACGCAGCAGTATGGACGGACCGCCCGGCGCCGGCAGGGGCAGAGGCCGCGGCAGACCCCACGCTCACTAA
- the hspa12b gene encoding heat shock 70 kDa protein 12B — translation MAYVVQPDAESLQIPGDNLSTPSSPATARNDCSITPITPLPSPRVEVRPRMSCPFSVVVAIDFGTTSSGYAFSFTQDAEAIHMMKRWEGGDPGVANQKSPTCLLLTPDLRFHSFGFAARDFYHDLDPEEARHWLYFDKFKMKIHSTSDLTMETELEAVNGRRVRAIEVFAHALHFFREHALKEVKDQSSSVLEGEEIRWVITVPAVWRQPAKQFMREAAYLAGLVSPDCPEQLLIALEPEAASIYCRKLRLHQVLDLSLQPITNGLDPEGSRPFDSSFRQAREQLRRSRHSRTFLVESGTGELWSELQTGDRYIVADCGGGTVDLTVHQIEQPQGTLKELYKASGGPYGAVGVDLAFEAMLCQIFGEDFIQSFKAKRPAAWVDLTIAFEARKRTAAPGRANALNISLPFSFIDYYKRHRGQSVEAALRRSNMNIVKWSSQGMLRLTQEAMNELFQPTIANIVKHIEELMAKPEVRGVRFLFLVGGFAESPMLQKAVQRALGRTCRIIIPHDVGLTILKGAVLFGLDPTVVRVRRCPLIYGVGVLNRFVEGRHPRDKLLIKDGREWCTDILDRFVCVDQSVALGEVVRRSYTPARLGQRKIIINIYCSATDDVTYISDPGVRKCGTITLDLPEPLPPPGAVGGAVGGVGPERREIRATMQFGDTEIKVTAVDVMSNRSVRASIDFLSN, via the exons ATGGCTTACGTGGTGCAGCCAGACGCGGAGAGCTTGCAGATACCCG GTGATAATTTATCAACCCCTTCATCGCCTGCCACTGCTAGGAATGACTGCAGCATCACACCCATCACTCCCTTACCCTCACCG AGGGTGGAGGTCAGACCCAGGATGTCCTGTCCGTTCTCAGTTGTGGTGGCAATCGACTTCGGGACGACCTCCAGTGGCTACGCGTTCAGCTTCACACAGGATGCAGAAGCCATCCACATGATGAA GCGCTGGGAGGGTGGGGACCCCGGGGTGGCCAATCAGAAGAGTCCAACATGCCTGCTGCTGACTCCTGATCTGCGGTTCCACAGTTTTGGGTTTGCGGCACGGGACTTTTACCATGACCTGGACCCAGAGGAGGCCCGACACTGGCTCTACTTTGATAAGTTCAAGATGAAGATCCACAGCACGAGT GACCTCACCATGGAGACCGAGCTTGAGGCGGTCAACGGTCGGAGGGTCAGAGCCATCGAGGTGTTTGCTCATGCCTTGCACTTCTTCAGGGAACATGCCTTAAAG GAGGTGAAGGACCAGTCATCATCAGtgctggagggagaggagatCAGATGGGTAATCACCGTCCCTGCTGTGTGGAGACAACCTGCCAAACAGTTCATGAGAGAGGCTGCATACCTG GCTGGTCTGGTGTCTCCTGACTGTCCTGAGCAGCTTCTCATTGCTCTGGAACCCGAAGCAGCATCCATTTACTGTCGCAAGCTCCGCCTCCATCAGGTGCTTGACCTGAGCTTGCAGCCAATCACAAATGGTTTAGATCCAGAGGGGTCCCGGCCCTTCGACTCCAGCTTCAGACAAG CGAGGGAGCAGTTGAGGCGATCCAGACACAGCAGGACCTTCCTGGTGGAGAGTGGAACTGGAGAGCTGTGGTCAGAGCTGCAGACTG GTGACAGGTATATTGTTGCAGACTGCGGAGGAGGAACAGTTGACCTGACAGTTCATCAGATCGAGCAGCCACAGGGAACACTTAAAGAGCTCTACAAAGCTTCAG GTGGTCCGTACGGTGCTGTGGGTGTAGACCTGGCCTTCGAAGCCATGCTGTGCCAGATCTTCGGTGAGGACTTCATCCAGAGCTTCAAAGCCAAGCGGCCAGCAGCCTGGGTGGACCTCACCATCGCATTTGAGGCAAGGAAACGGACGGCGGCGCCGGGCAGGGCCAACGCCCTCAACATCTCCCTGCCCTTTTCTTTCATCGACTATTACAAGAGACACAGAGGCCAGAGTGTTGAGGCCGCCCTGAGGAGGAGCAA tatgaACATAGTGAAGTGGTCATCTCAAGGTATGCTGCGGCTGACACAGGAAGCCATGAACGAGCTCTTCCAGCCCACCATCGCCAATATTGTGAAACACATTg AGGAACTGATGGCAAAGCCGGAGGTGCGCGGTGTGCGTTTTCTCTTTCTGGTTGGTGGTTTTGCAGAGTCGCCCATGCTGCAGAAAGCCGTCCAGAGAGCGCTGGGGCGTACATGTCGCATCATCATCCCCCATGATGTTGGACTGACCATACTGAAAGGTGCCGTGCTCTTCGGTCTGGATCCCACTGTG GTCAGAGTGCGGCGATGCCCCCTGATCTATGGCGTTGGTGTCTTGAACCGGTTCGTAGAGGGACGCCACCCTCGTGACAAACTCCTCATCAAAGACGGTCGCGAGTGGTGCACCGACATCCTCGACCGCTTCGTCTGCGTGGACCAGTCGGTGGCCCTGGGCGAGGTCGTGAGGCGGAGCTACACGCCTGCTCGTCTGGGCCAGCGGAAGATCATCATCAACATCTACTGCAGCGCGACGGACGACGTCACGTACATCTCCGATCCCGGAGTCAGGAAATGCGGGACGATAACTTTGGACTTACCGGAACCATTACCACCACCGGGGGCAGTGGGAGGAGCAGTGGGAGGAGTAGGCCCGGAGAGAAGAGAGATCAGAGCGACCATGCAGTTTGGAGACACGGAGATCAAAGTCACAGCCGTTGACGTCATGTCTAACCGCTCCGTGCGGGCTTCCATAGACTTCCTGTCTAattga